Proteins from a single region of Desulfolutivibrio sulfoxidireducens:
- a CDS encoding beta strand repeat-containing protein → MAVYTGDDTNNTLIGGDENDTIFGLGGNDSLNGGSGNDSLIGGDGDDDLIDGEGDNILSGGEGNDYLGVGAGDDSLDGGAGNDTLVGMDGNDTLVGDDGNDVITGIDGNDSLDGNDGDDSLTGGAGNDSLGGGVGNDTLVGGDGIDALSGGTGDDCLDGGAGNDTLSGGAGNDTLVGGDGNDTAVFSGNYADYTVTQGTAGVTVSGTDGEDVLTDFEFLQFDDQIITLPAAGKDLTGTEAADTLTGGSGNDTITGLGGGDVLSGLAGDDSILGGEGVDDLDGGAGDDTLSGGVGDDFVWGDAGNDSLDGGEDNDFLADNDGDDSLSGGAGDDSLMSGDGNDTLVGDDGDDSLYGGAGDDSLSGGAGDDTLEGCEGNDTLIGGTGNDTHVVDSASDIISEPSTSVTEIDTVQSSVSWFLGDNLENLVLTGSDPIDGIGNALDNAITGNSANNALYGYAGNDTLSGGMGNDTITGLDDDDFLGGNDGDDSLNGGSGNDTLDGGDGEDSLSGGAGDDTLDGGADNDFMSGIAGNDSMDGGAGNDYMTGGDDDDTLHGGENDDVMLGGAGNDTMTGDAGDDTMSGGVGDDTISGGAGNDTAFYYDSTMGVTVDLSLSTAQDTGDCGIDTLTGIENLYGGYFNDFLTGSSGDNMIVGEGGDDVIDGGAGNDTLSGGEGNDTYVVDAAGDVVTESSTTATEIDTVRSSVTWTLGDNLENLTLTGDVAINGMGNALDNTITGNVGANSLSGGIGNDTLDGGTGNDTLSGGSGSDTVSYAWATSAVTVSTGKTTAQDTGVGGTDTFSSIENLIGGSGNDVLIGNSPANTLVGNAGDDSLSGGIGNDSLDGGTGNDTLDGGTGNDTLSGGSGSDTASYAWATAAVTVSTGTTTAQDTGGGGTDTLSGIENVIGGSGNDVLTGNSPANTLVGNAGDDSLSGGIGNDTLDGGTGNDTLSGGSGSDTASYAWATTAVTVSTGTTTAQDTGGGGTDTLSGIENVIGGSGDDILTGNSPANTLVGNAGDDSLSGGIGNDTLDGGTGNDTLDGGMGNDTLVGGSGSDTASYAWATEAVTVSTGRTTAQDTGGGGTDTFSSIENLIGGSGDDILTGNSPANTLVGNAGDDSLSGGIGNDSLDGGAGDDTLDGGTDNDTLAGGSGSDTASYAWATAGVTVSTGRTTAQDTGAGGTDTFSSIENLIGGSGDDILTGNSPANTLVGNAGDDSLSGGIGNDSLDGGAGDDTLDGGTDNDTLAGGSGSDTASYAWATAGVTVSTGTTTAQDTGAGGTDTLSGIENVIGGGGDDVLTGNSPANTLVGNAGDDNLSGGIGNDSLDGGAGDDTLDGGTDNDTLTGGSGSDTASYAWATAGVTVSTGRITAQDTGAGGTDTLSGIENVIGGGGDDVLTGNSPANTLVGNAGDDNLSGGIGNDSLDGGTGNDTLDGGTGNDTLAGGSGSDTASYAWATEAVTVSTGTTTAQDTGGGGTDTFSSIENLIGGSGDDVLTGNSPANTLVGNAGDDSLSGGIGNDSLDGGTGNDTLDGGTGNDTLVGGSGSDTASYAWATAAVTVSTGTTTAQDTGAAGTDTFSSIENLIGGSGDDVLTGNSPANTLVGNAGDDSLSGGIGNDSLDGGTGNDTLDGGTGNDTLVGGSGSDTASYAWATAAVTASTGTTTAQDTGAGGTDTFSSIENLIGGSGNDVLTGNSPANTLVGNAGDDSLSGGLGSDTLTGGTGNDVFVYTATTESPSGTGRDTITDFAAGDTIRLTAIDANTGLAGNQAFTYIGSSAFTGVAGQLTYSSGILSGDVNGDAVADFQIRLSNSATLTAGSFDL, encoded by the coding sequence ATGGCCGTTTACACCGGAGACGACACCAACAACACGCTCATAGGCGGAGACGAAAACGACACCATTTTCGGCCTTGGCGGCAACGATTCCCTGAACGGCGGCAGCGGCAACGACTCCCTCATCGGCGGAGACGGCGATGATGACCTGATCGACGGCGAGGGAGACAATATCCTCTCCGGCGGGGAAGGCAACGACTACCTGGGCGTTGGCGCGGGCGACGACTCCCTGGACGGCGGCGCGGGCAACGACACCCTGGTCGGCATGGACGGCAATGACACCCTGGTCGGAGATGACGGCAACGACGTCATAACCGGCATCGACGGCAACGATTCCTTGGATGGGAATGATGGCGACGATTCCCTGACCGGCGGCGCGGGCAACGACAGCCTGGGCGGAGGTGTCGGCAACGACACCCTGGTGGGCGGTGACGGCATCGACGCCCTGTCCGGCGGGACGGGCGACGATTGCCTGGACGGCGGCGCGGGCAACGACACCCTTTCCGGCGGTGCGGGCAATGACACCCTGGTCGGCGGTGACGGCAACGACACCGCTGTCTTCTCCGGCAACTACGCCGACTACACCGTGACGCAAGGGACGGCTGGCGTGACCGTCTCCGGAACGGACGGCGAGGATGTCTTGACCGATTTTGAGTTCCTGCAATTCGACGACCAGATCATCACCCTCCCTGCCGCGGGGAAGGATCTCACCGGTACGGAGGCTGCCGACACCCTCACCGGCGGATCTGGCAACGATACCATAACCGGCCTGGGCGGCGGTGATGTCTTAAGTGGCCTTGCCGGCGACGACTCCATCTTGGGCGGCGAGGGCGTCGATGACCTGGACGGCGGCGCGGGCGACGACACCCTGTCCGGCGGCGTGGGCGACGACTTCGTGTGGGGCGATGCGGGAAACGACAGCCTGGACGGCGGCGAGGACAACGATTTTCTGGCCGACAACGATGGCGACGACTCCCTGTCCGGCGGCGCGGGCGACGACAGCCTGATGAGCGGCGACGGCAACGACACCCTGGTCGGCGACGATGGCGACGACTCCCTGTACGGCGGCGCGGGCGACGACTCCCTGTCCGGCGGCGCGGGCGACGACACCCTGGAAGGCTGCGAAGGCAACGATACCCTGATCGGCGGCACAGGCAACGATACCCACGTCGTGGACAGCGCAAGCGACATCATCTCCGAACCCAGCACCAGCGTTACGGAAATCGACACGGTGCAGTCCTCCGTCTCCTGGTTCCTCGGCGACAACCTGGAGAACCTGGTCCTGACCGGATCGGACCCCATTGACGGCATAGGCAACGCCCTGGACAACGCCATCACCGGCAATTCCGCCAACAACGCCCTCTACGGCTATGCGGGCAACGACACCCTGTCCGGCGGCATGGGCAACGATACTATAACCGGCCTGGACGACGACGATTTTCTGGGCGGAAATGACGGCGACGACTCCCTGAACGGTGGGTCTGGCAACGACACCTTGGACGGAGGAGACGGCGAGGACTCCCTGTCCGGCGGCGCGGGCGACGACACCCTGGACGGTGGCGCGGACAACGACTTCATGAGCGGCATCGCCGGCAACGATTCCATGGATGGTGGCGCCGGCAACGACTATATGACCGGCGGCGATGACGACGATACCCTGCACGGTGGAGAGAACGACGACGTCATGCTCGGCGGGGCCGGCAACGACACCATGACCGGCGACGCGGGCGACGACACCATGAGCGGCGGCGTCGGCGACGACACCATAAGCGGCGGCGCGGGCAATGACACCGCCTTTTATTATGACAGCACCATGGGGGTCACGGTCGATCTGAGCCTGAGCACGGCCCAGGACACCGGCGACTGCGGCATCGACACCCTCACGGGGATCGAAAACCTGTACGGCGGTTACTTTAACGATTTTCTGACCGGTTCCTCCGGCGACAACATGATCGTCGGCGAGGGTGGCGACGACGTCATTGATGGCGGGGCGGGCAACGACACCCTTTCCGGCGGCGAAGGCAACGACACCTACGTGGTGGATGCGGCCGGGGATGTGGTCACCGAATCCAGCACCACCGCCACCGAGATCGACACCGTGCGCTCCTCAGTCACCTGGACGCTCGGCGACAACCTGGAGAACCTGACCCTGACCGGAGACGTGGCCATAAACGGTATGGGTAACGCCCTGGACAACACCATCACCGGCAATGTCGGCGCGAACAGCCTGTCCGGGGGCATCGGCAACGACACCCTCGACGGCGGCACGGGCAACGACACCCTGTCCGGCGGTTCCGGTTCGGATACGGTCAGCTACGCCTGGGCGACTTCCGCAGTGACCGTGAGCACCGGAAAGACCACGGCCCAGGACACCGGGGTCGGCGGCACGGACACCTTCTCCTCCATCGAAAACCTTATCGGCGGCTCCGGAAACGACGTCCTGATCGGCAATTCCCCGGCCAACACCCTGGTTGGCAACGCCGGCGACGACAGCCTGTCCGGGGGCATCGGTAACGACTCCCTGGACGGCGGAACCGGGAACGACACCCTGGACGGGGGCACGGGCAACGACACCCTGTCCGGCGGCTCCGGTTCGGATACGGCAAGTTACGCCTGGGCCACGGCAGCCGTGACCGTGAGTACTGGCACGACCACGGCCCAGGACACCGGGGGTGGCGGCACGGACACCCTGTCCGGCATCGAAAATGTCATTGGCGGCTCCGGCAACGACGTCCTGACCGGGAATTCCCCGGCCAACACGCTGGTGGGCAACGCCGGCGACGACAGCCTGTCCGGGGGCATCGGCAACGACACCCTCGACGGCGGCACGGGCAACGACACCCTGTCCGGCGGCTCCGGGTCGGATACGGCAAGCTACGCCTGGGCCACCACCGCCGTGACCGTGTCCACCGGCACGACCACGGCCCAGGACACCGGGGGTGGCGGCACGGACACCCTGTCCGGCATCGAAAATGTCATTGGCGGCTCCGGCGACGACATTCTGACCGGCAATTCCCCGGCCAACACGCTGGTGGGCAACGCCGGCGACGACAGCCTGTCCGGGGGCATCGGCAACGACACCCTGGACGGCGGCACGGGCAACGACACCCTGGACGGCGGCATGGGCAACGACACCCTTGTCGGCGGGTCCGGTTCGGATACGGCAAGCTACGCCTGGGCCACCGAAGCCGTGACCGTGAGCACGGGCAGGACCACGGCCCAGGACACCGGGGGGGGCGGCACGGACACCTTCTCCTCCATCGAAAACCTTATCGGCGGGTCCGGCGACGACATTCTGACCGGCAATTCCCCGGCCAACACGCTGGTGGGCAACGCCGGCGACGACAGCCTGTCCGGGGGCATCGGTAACGACTCCCTGGATGGCGGCGCGGGCGACGACACCCTGGACGGCGGCACGGACAACGACACCCTGGCCGGCGGATCCGGATCGGATACGGCAAGCTACGCCTGGGCCACGGCAGGCGTGACCGTGAGCACGGGCAGGACCACGGCCCAGGACACCGGGGCCGGCGGCACGGACACCTTCTCCTCCATCGAAAACCTTATCGGCGGGTCCGGCGACGACATTCTGACCGGCAATTCCCCGGCCAACACGCTGGTGGGCAACGCCGGCGACGACAGCCTGTCCGGTGGCATCGGCAACGACTCCCTGGATGGCGGCGCGGGCGACGACACCCTGGACGGCGGCACGGACAACGACACCCTGGCCGGCGGTTCCGGATCGGATACGGCAAGCTACGCCTGGGCCACGGCAGGCGTGACCGTGAGCACCGGCACGACCACGGCCCAGGACACCGGGGCCGGCGGCACGGACACCCTGTCCGGCATCGAAAATGTCATCGGGGGCGGCGGCGACGACGTCCTGACCGGCAATTCCCCGGCCAACACGCTGGTGGGCAACGCCGGCGACGACAACCTGTCCGGGGGCATCGGCAACGACTCCCTGGATGGCGGCGCGGGCGACGACACCCTGGACGGCGGCACGGACAACGACACCCTGACCGGCGGGTCCGGTTCGGATACGGCAAGCTACGCCTGGGCCACGGCAGGCGTGACCGTGAGCACGGGCAGGATCACGGCCCAGGACACCGGGGCCGGCGGCACGGACACCCTGTCCGGCATCGAAAATGTCATCGGGGGCGGCGGCGACGACGTCCTGACCGGCAATTCCCCGGCCAACACGCTGGTGGGCAACGCCGGCGACGACAACCTGTCCGGGGGCATCGGCAACGACTCCCTGGATGGCGGGACCGGCAACGACACCCTGGACGGGGGCACGGGCAACGACACCCTGGCCGGCGGCTCCGGGTCGGATACGGCAAGCTACGCCTGGGCCACCGAGGCCGTGACCGTGTCCACCGGCACGACCACGGCCCAGGACACCGGGGGGGGCGGCACGGACACCTTCTCCTCCATCGAAAACCTTATCGGCGGGTCCGGCGACGACGTCCTGACCGGGAATTCCCCGGCCAACACGCTGGTGGGCAACGCCGGCGACGACAGCCTGTCCGGGGGCATCGGCAACGACTCCCTGGATGGCGGCACGGGCAACGACACCCTGGACGGGGGCACGGGCAACGACACCCTTGTCGGCGGGTCCGGTTCGGATACGGCAAGCTACGCCTGGGCCACCGCCGCCGTGACCGTGTCCACCGGCACGACCACGGCCCAGGACACCGGGGCAGCCGGCACGGACACCTTCTCCTCCATCGAAAACCTTATCGGCGGGTCCGGCGACGACGTCCTGACCGGGAATTCCCCGGCCAACACGCTGGTGGGCAACGCCGGCGACGACAGCCTGTCCGGGGGCATCGGCAACGACTCCCTGGATGGCGGCACGGGCAACGACACCCTGGACGGCGGCACGGGCAACGACACCCTTGTCGGCGGGTCCGGTTCGGATACGGCAAGCTACGCCTGGGCCACCGCCGCCGTGACCGCGAGCACCGGCACGACCACGGCCCAGGACACCGGGGCAGGCGGCACGGACACCTTCTCCTCCATTGAAAACCTCATCGGCGGTAGTGGCAACGACGTCCTGACCGGCAATTCCCCGGCCAACACACTGGTGGGCAACGCCGGCGACGACAGCCTGTCCGGGGGGCTTGGCTCCGACACCCTGACCGGCGGCACCGGGAACGACGTGTTCGTGTACACCGCCACTACCGAGTCCCCCAGCGGGACCGGCCGGGACACCATCACGGACTTCGCTGCGGGAGACACGATCCGCCTGACCGCCATCGACGCCAACACGGGCCTAGCCGGAAACCAGGCCTTCACCTACATCGGTTCGTCGGCCTTCACGGGCGTGGCCGGGCAGTTGACCTATTCCAGCGGCATCCTCTCCGGCGACGTCAACGGCGATGCGGTCGCCGACTTCCAGATCCGTCTGTCCAACAGCGCGACCCTGACGGCGGGGTCGTTCGATCTGTAG